A stretch of Ligilactobacillus faecis DNA encodes these proteins:
- the rnr gene encoding ribonuclease R, producing MEKEKIRKSLLDYFEAEPEKNFTVQELADKMKMNKAGQFNFIVQAVAQLEHDKKIKLDDAGNFSLVKEVTAPRFEGVFHANDRGFGFVTVDPEKQDFFINPTQTLSALNGDEVEVELIAEGDEETGKRPEGKITQVLKRELTQVVGEFLPAEDEDENLPAGIIGTIRLRDKKLSNYRFLVEDKGLHPVAGEIVLADITAYPSVTLPGLIKGVATKVIGNVNDPGVDILQIVYQHDIPHEFPEDVMEQVAKIPDHVTPAEKVGRRDLTDEPMVTIDSIESKDLDDAVSAWKLPNGNYHLGVHIADVSHYVTPNTPLDREAFERGTSVYLTDRVIPMIPAKLSNGICSLNPKVERLALTCAMEIDPSGQVVKHEIFESVIKTTERMTYKAINKILESDDAKTKERYKELVPMFETMGELHKILLKMRKRRGAIEFEDTEAKIIVDEKGHAVDIQLRERGTSERMVESFMLAANETVAAHYKELHVPFIYRIHETPKEEKIKTFFEMLSALGVEVTGKVSAIEPKMLQNILKKVAGKPEEPMVSVMLLRSMQQAKYSPEPLGHFGLAAKDYTHFTSPIRRYPDLMAHRMIHYYAEHGLGESSQERFRAQLPEVSQHSSTAERRAIDAERDTDAMKKAEYMADHVGEEFEAVVSSVTKFGMFVELPNTVEGLIHISQLDDDYYVFVEKHMALVGTRSKRTYRIGQPIKVKLVNVNAEQKEIDFKLLEMKKAPKSDLLKDIDPKDLPTRRNDRSRGEHFDKRNGGKRPYKKQGNGRFNKNNDAKDKRRNGGKNNNKRPFYKRRREAKK from the coding sequence ATGGAAAAAGAAAAGATAAGAAAATCATTATTAGATTATTTTGAAGCTGAGCCGGAAAAAAATTTTACGGTTCAAGAACTTGCTGATAAGATGAAAATGAATAAAGCAGGTCAATTCAATTTTATCGTGCAAGCCGTTGCACAACTCGAACACGATAAAAAGATCAAACTTGATGACGCAGGAAATTTCAGCTTAGTAAAAGAAGTGACTGCCCCGCGGTTTGAAGGGGTCTTTCATGCCAATGATCGTGGTTTTGGTTTTGTAACTGTCGATCCTGAAAAACAAGATTTTTTCATCAATCCAACACAAACGCTTTCAGCTTTAAATGGTGATGAAGTTGAAGTTGAGTTGATCGCTGAAGGTGACGAAGAAACTGGCAAACGGCCAGAAGGTAAGATCACACAAGTCTTAAAACGTGAATTGACACAAGTCGTTGGTGAATTTTTACCAGCTGAAGATGAAGATGAAAACTTACCGGCAGGGATCATCGGTACGATCCGTTTACGTGATAAAAAATTATCCAATTACCGTTTTTTAGTTGAAGATAAGGGACTTCATCCAGTTGCGGGTGAGATCGTTTTAGCTGATATCACAGCTTACCCAAGTGTGACTTTGCCAGGACTTATCAAAGGGGTCGCTACTAAAGTTATTGGTAACGTCAATGATCCTGGCGTCGATATTTTACAGATCGTTTATCAACATGATATCCCACATGAATTTCCTGAAGATGTCATGGAACAAGTGGCTAAGATCCCTGATCATGTGACACCAGCTGAAAAAGTTGGTCGTCGGGATCTGACTGACGAACCAATGGTCACGATCGATAGTATCGAGTCAAAAGACTTGGATGATGCAGTCAGTGCTTGGAAATTACCAAATGGAAATTATCACTTAGGCGTTCATATTGCAGATGTCTCCCATTATGTGACCCCAAATACGCCGCTTGACCGCGAAGCGTTTGAGCGTGGGACTTCAGTTTATTTGACAGACCGTGTGATCCCTATGATCCCGGCTAAGTTATCAAACGGGATCTGTTCATTGAATCCAAAAGTTGAACGTTTAGCGTTGACTTGTGCGATGGAGATCGATCCTAGCGGTCAAGTCGTTAAGCATGAGATCTTTGAAAGTGTGATCAAAACAACAGAACGGATGACGTATAAAGCGATCAATAAGATCTTGGAATCTGATGATGCCAAGACAAAAGAACGCTATAAAGAACTTGTACCGATGTTTGAGACGATGGGGGAATTGCATAAGATCTTGTTGAAGATGCGTAAACGCCGAGGCGCGATCGAATTTGAAGATACTGAAGCAAAGATCATCGTGGATGAAAAAGGGCATGCTGTAGATATCCAACTGCGTGAACGTGGTACAAGTGAACGCATGGTCGAATCTTTTATGTTGGCAGCAAATGAAACGGTCGCTGCGCACTATAAAGAGTTGCATGTACCATTTATTTATCGGATCCATGAAACGCCAAAAGAAGAAAAGATCAAGACCTTTTTTGAGATGTTATCTGCTTTAGGCGTCGAAGTGACTGGAAAAGTCAGCGCGATCGAACCAAAGATGTTGCAAAATATTTTGAAAAAAGTTGCTGGTAAACCAGAAGAGCCGATGGTTTCGGTAATGCTTTTGCGGTCGATGCAACAAGCTAAATATTCTCCAGAACCGCTAGGACATTTTGGATTAGCCGCTAAAGACTATACACACTTCACCTCTCCGATCAGACGTTATCCTGATCTGATGGCACACCGCATGATCCATTATTATGCCGAACATGGACTAGGTGAAAGCAGTCAAGAGCGTTTTAGAGCCCAGCTTCCAGAAGTGAGTCAACATAGTTCGACAGCTGAACGACGGGCGATCGACGCCGAACGCGATACTGATGCGATGAAAAAAGCTGAATACATGGCAGATCATGTGGGTGAAGAATTCGAAGCAGTCGTTAGTTCAGTGACAAAATTTGGGATGTTCGTTGAACTTCCAAATACAGTTGAAGGTTTGATCCATATCAGCCAGTTAGACGATGATTATTATGTTTTTGTTGAGAAGCATATGGCTTTAGTAGGAACAAGATCGAAACGGACTTATCGGATCGGACAACCGATCAAAGTCAAGTTAGTCAATGTCAATGCTGAGCAAAAAGAGATCGACTTTAAACTTCTAGAGATGAAAAAAGCACCTAAATCAGATCTTCTAAAAGATATTGATCCAAAAGATCTACCTACTAGACGTAACGACCGCTCGCGTGGTGAGCATTTTGATAAGCGAAATGGTGGCAAACGTCCGTATAAGAAGCAAGGAAATGGACGCTTTAATAAAAACAACGATGCTAAAGATAAACGTCGCAATGGTGGTAAAAATAATAATAAGCGTCCTTTTTACAAACGTCGCCGTGAAGCTAAAAAATAA
- the rpoN gene encoding RNA polymerase factor sigma-54 produces MRLQQQNKLQQRQLPKLVMNQKMQQSIQMLKFNASELNEYLTQVELENPFIKVSNQHVGVSSVKDQVDLLSFVPDKKTQSLFDYLMDQVNLTMRKTILRDWVVYFIQHLDQNGYLKLDTAKLVSEGKLDQTTLDDALTLLWRLDPPGVGARDLRECLLLQLENEGDRTDLAYQIVCNDFDDLVQHAWEKIAQKYALTLAEVDDILTQIKNLSAAPGKAYDQTEINYIAPDLVVTKKEDRYVVEPTKLLCPQITFRKEYYDSLVGSLDQTVVKYLQEKKKQYATLLAELEARQNTVARVGQEIVSRQHEFFANKEHPLRPLLLRDIAQKLQLHESTISRAVNGKYLQSDFGIFELRSFFSHVVSYTETGEAIGVEPIYTRLRQIVATENKQKPLSDQKIAMQLAHDGLKVSRRTVAKYREKLNIPASSQRKRF; encoded by the coding sequence ATGAGATTGCAACAACAAAACAAGCTGCAACAAAGGCAATTGCCTAAGCTAGTTATGAATCAAAAAATGCAACAATCGATCCAAATGCTGAAATTCAATGCAAGTGAATTGAATGAATATTTGACTCAGGTCGAATTGGAAAATCCTTTTATCAAAGTTTCAAATCAACATGTTGGTGTCAGTTCAGTCAAAGATCAAGTTGATCTTTTGAGTTTTGTGCCTGATAAAAAGACGCAATCATTATTTGATTATTTAATGGATCAAGTCAATCTGACGATGCGAAAGACGATCTTGCGTGACTGGGTCGTTTATTTTATTCAACATTTAGATCAAAATGGTTATTTGAAACTAGATACAGCCAAGCTCGTTTCAGAAGGCAAGCTCGATCAAACGACTTTAGATGATGCTTTAACTTTACTTTGGCGTTTAGATCCGCCAGGTGTCGGAGCACGTGATCTACGAGAATGCTTATTATTACAATTAGAAAATGAAGGTGATCGCACAGATCTTGCATATCAGATCGTTTGTAATGATTTTGATGACTTAGTACAACATGCTTGGGAAAAAATAGCCCAAAAATATGCTTTGACGTTAGCCGAAGTTGATGATATCCTGACGCAGATAAAAAATTTATCAGCAGCGCCAGGAAAAGCGTATGATCAAACTGAGATCAATTATATCGCTCCTGATCTGGTCGTGACAAAAAAAGAAGACAGATACGTAGTTGAACCAACTAAATTATTGTGCCCTCAGATCACATTTCGCAAAGAATATTATGATAGTTTAGTAGGAAGTTTAGATCAAACAGTTGTAAAATATCTCCAAGAAAAGAAAAAACAATATGCAACATTACTAGCCGAATTAGAGGCTAGACAAAATACAGTCGCGCGGGTCGGGCAAGAGATCGTTTCACGGCAACACGAATTTTTTGCTAATAAAGAACACCCCCTAAGGCCTTTGTTGTTGCGAGATATTGCTCAAAAGCTCCAATTACATGAGTCAACGATCAGTCGAGCTGTCAATGGTAAGTATCTTCAAAGTGATTTTGGGATCTTTGAACTACGGAGTTTCTTTTCACATGTCGTTAGCTATACAGAAACAGGAGAAGCGATCGGAGTTGAGCCGATCTATACACGCTTGCGTCAGATCGTGGCAACTGAAAATAAGCAAAAGCCACTTTCAGATCAAAAAATTGCTATGCAACTTGCACATGATGGACTAAAAGTGTCCCGTAGAACAGTTGCAAAATATCGTGAAAAGTTAAATATCCCAGCGTCAAGCCAGAGAAAACGTTTTTAA
- the gap gene encoding type I glyceraldehyde-3-phosphate dehydrogenase, with the protein MTTKVGINGFGRIGRLAFRRIAETSENLEIVAINDLTSPAMLAHLLKYDTAHGQFKGEVSATENALIVNGKEIPVYAEADARNIPWVKNDGVDLVLESTGFYTSPEKAQAHIDAGAKKVLVSAPAGKMKTIVYGVNDDTLTPEDKIVSAASCTTNCLAPLAKAVNDAFGIKAGTMTTIHAYTATQKLQDGPDRGGNVRNARAAAQNTIPHSTGAAKAIGMVVPELNGKLDGHAQRVPVITGSLTELVATLDKEVTAEEVNEAVKKVTEGNNSFGYNADGIVSSDIIGTEFGSVFDPTQTQVVGSGDGQVVKTVAWYDNESGFTAQMIRTLEKFASML; encoded by the coding sequence ATGACTACTAAAGTAGGTATTAATGGTTTTGGTCGTATCGGCCGTTTAGCATTCCGTCGTATTGCTGAAACATCAGAAAACTTGGAAATCGTTGCTATCAACGATTTGACATCTCCAGCAATGTTGGCTCACTTATTGAAATATGACACAGCTCATGGTCAATTCAAAGGTGAAGTTTCTGCTACAGAAAACGCACTTATCGTTAACGGTAAAGAAATCCCTGTTTACGCAGAAGCAGATGCTCGTAACATTCCTTGGGTTAAAAATGATGGCGTAGACTTGGTTCTTGAATCAACAGGTTTCTACACATCTCCAGAAAAAGCACAAGCACACATCGATGCAGGTGCTAAGAAAGTTCTTGTTTCAGCTCCAGCCGGCAAGATGAAGACGATCGTTTACGGTGTTAACGATGATACATTGACACCAGAAGACAAGATCGTTTCTGCTGCTTCATGTACAACAAACTGCTTGGCACCACTTGCTAAAGCTGTTAACGATGCATTCGGTATCAAAGCGGGTACAATGACAACGATCCACGCTTACACAGCTACACAAAAATTACAAGATGGTCCAGATCGTGGTGGTAACGTACGTAACGCACGTGCTGCTGCTCAAAACACGATTCCTCACTCAACAGGTGCTGCTAAAGCTATCGGTATGGTTGTTCCTGAATTGAACGGTAAATTAGATGGTCATGCACAACGTGTGCCTGTTATCACAGGTTCATTAACAGAATTAGTTGCAACTCTTGACAAAGAAGTTACAGCTGAAGAAGTTAACGAAGCAGTTAAGAAAGTTACAGAAGGTAACAACTCATTTGGTTACAATGCTGACGGTATCGTTTCATCTGATATCATCGGTACAGAATTCGGTTCTGTCTTTGACCCAACACAAACACAAGTTGTTGGTTCAGGTGATGGCCAAGTTGTTAAGACAGTTGCTTGGTACGACAACGAATCTGGCTTTACAGCTCAAATGATCCGTACATTAGAAAAATTTGCAAGCATGCTTTAA
- a CDS encoding sugar-binding transcriptional regulator, with product MHQEIEWIERIIPDVIDTISERYAILKDIAASGPIGRRSLAQALGVSERVLRTEADFLKQQELITATKAGMVLTDKGKEVIQGLSSFIDQFLDLKQLELRLSQKLGITNCLVVAGDSDLQPEVIAEMGKLVTNTLKTLLPHGLNIIAAMGGTTMAQIASCLTPEIGKERELLFVPARGGLGERIDIQANNVCARMALCTGGKSRSLYVPEQVSESTYRPLLKEPAVQEVVTLIKKSNAVIHSIGTAKHMADRRAMPKEIVSLLDRGHAVGEAFGYFFDEAGQVVYKIPRIGIQLEDLASMKCVVAVAGGHSKAKAIVAYMKHAPKQTCLITDEGAAKAILKE from the coding sequence ATGCACCAAGAGATCGAGTGGATCGAAAGGATAATTCCTGATGTGATCGATACCATTAGTGAAAGATATGCAATATTAAAGGATATTGCAGCATCTGGTCCGATCGGACGACGCTCGTTAGCACAAGCTTTAGGTGTGAGTGAACGTGTCTTACGGACCGAGGCAGATTTTTTAAAACAACAAGAACTCATCACTGCAACAAAAGCAGGGATGGTCTTGACAGATAAGGGTAAAGAAGTCATTCAAGGACTATCTAGTTTTATTGATCAGTTTTTGGACTTAAAGCAGCTAGAGTTGCGTTTGAGTCAAAAGTTAGGGATCACAAATTGTCTCGTTGTTGCTGGCGATAGTGATCTCCAACCAGAAGTCATCGCTGAGATGGGGAAACTGGTCACTAATACCTTAAAAACATTATTACCACATGGCCTAAATATTATTGCGGCTATGGGTGGAACAACGATGGCACAGATTGCCTCGTGTTTGACACCTGAGATCGGAAAAGAACGAGAATTACTTTTTGTTCCGGCTCGTGGTGGCTTGGGAGAAAGGATCGATATCCAGGCTAATAATGTTTGTGCGCGCATGGCACTTTGTACGGGAGGAAAAAGCCGTTCGTTATATGTGCCTGAGCAGGTAAGCGAGAGTACGTACCGTCCTTTATTAAAGGAACCGGCTGTTCAAGAAGTCGTCACTTTGATCAAAAAAAGCAATGCAGTGATCCATAGTATCGGAACTGCAAAGCATATGGCTGATCGACGTGCAATGCCAAAAGAGATCGTTTCTTTGCTTGACCGAGGTCATGCAGTGGGCGAAGCTTTTGGATACTTCTTTGACGAAGCTGGGCAGGTCGTGTACAAGATCCCTCGGATCGGGATCCAGTTAGAAGACCTCGCTTCTATGAAATGTGTAGTCGCTGTCGCAGGTGGCCATTCAAAGGCTAAAGCGATCGTGGCTTACATGAAACACGCTCCAAAACAAACGTGTTTGATCACGGATGAAGGAGCAGCAAAAGCGATTTTAAAAGAGTAG
- a CDS encoding phosphoglycerate kinase, whose product MSKLIVSDLKDLKGKKVLVRVDFNVPIKDGVIGDDNRMVAALPTIKYIIDNGGKAILFSHLGRIKTEEDKEKLSLKPVAEHLADLLNKPVTFVPATRGKQLEDAIADMKDGDVLVVENTRFEDLDGKKESGNDPELGKYWASLGDVFVNDAFGTAHRSHASNVGIASNMPQTAAGFLLEKEIKFLGEAVDNPQHPFVAILGGAKVSDKIGVIEHLLDKADKIIVGGGMTYTFYAAKGIKIGNSLVEEDKIELAKELLEKAGDKIVLPVDNVCATEFNNDAPSKVFEGDIEDGYMALDIGPKSVELFKSVLKDAKTVVWNGPMGVFEMPNFAKGTLGVGEFLGTLSDATTIVGGGDSTAAVNELGVAEKLTHISTGGGASLEYLEGKTLPGIAAVSDK is encoded by the coding sequence ATGTCTAAACTTATTGTTTCAGATTTAAAAGATCTTAAAGGTAAAAAAGTTTTAGTTCGTGTTGACTTTAATGTTCCGATCAAAGATGGTGTGATCGGTGACGATAACCGTATGGTAGCAGCTTTACCAACGATCAAATACATCATCGACAACGGTGGCAAGGCTATCTTGTTCTCACACCTTGGTCGGATCAAGACTGAAGAAGATAAAGAAAAGTTATCTTTAAAACCAGTTGCAGAACACTTAGCTGATCTTTTGAACAAACCAGTTACATTTGTTCCAGCTACACGTGGTAAACAATTAGAAGATGCGATCGCTGACATGAAAGATGGCGACGTATTAGTTGTTGAAAACACACGTTTTGAAGACTTAGATGGCAAGAAAGAATCTGGCAATGATCCAGAACTTGGCAAATACTGGGCTTCACTTGGTGATGTTTTCGTAAATGATGCTTTTGGGACAGCCCACCGTTCCCACGCTTCTAACGTAGGTATCGCAAGCAACATGCCACAAACAGCTGCTGGTTTCTTATTAGAAAAAGAGATCAAGTTCTTAGGTGAAGCAGTTGACAACCCACAACACCCATTCGTTGCGATCTTAGGTGGTGCTAAAGTTTCTGATAAGATCGGTGTGATCGAACACTTATTAGATAAGGCTGACAAGATCATCGTTGGTGGTGGGATGACATACACATTCTACGCTGCTAAAGGTATCAAGATCGGTAACTCTTTAGTTGAAGAAGATAAGATCGAATTAGCTAAAGAATTACTTGAAAAAGCTGGTGACAAGATCGTCTTACCAGTTGATAACGTATGTGCAACAGAATTCAACAATGATGCTCCTTCTAAAGTTTTTGAAGGCGACATTGAAGATGGCTACATGGCGCTTGATATCGGACCAAAATCTGTTGAATTATTCAAGAGCGTCTTGAAAGATGCTAAGACAGTTGTTTGGAACGGACCTATGGGTGTCTTTGAAATGCCTAACTTTGCTAAAGGTACACTTGGCGTAGGTGAATTCTTAGGTACATTGTCTGATGCAACAACGATCGTTGGTGGTGGGGACTCTACAGCCGCAGTTAATGAATTAGGCGTTGCTGAAAAATTGACTCACATCTCAACTGGTGGTGGCGCATCCCTTGAATATCTTGAAGGTAAGACACTTCCTGGTATCGCTGCTGTTTCTGATAAATAA
- the eno gene encoding phosphopyruvate hydratase produces MSAITEIYAREVLDSRGNPTVEAEVYTEDGGFGRGIVPSGASTGEHEAVELRDGDKSRYMGKGVTKAVANVNDVIAKEIVGYEVTDQIAIDKAMIALDGTPNKGKLGANAILAVSIAVARAAADELQVPLYNYMGGTNAHVLPTPMMNVINGGAHSDNKVDFQEFMIMPVGASSIKEAVRMGSETFHNLQKLLAADGKVTSVGDEGGFAPDFANNEEPLQYLIKAIEAAGYKPGKDISIAIDVASSELWDAETGKYKLRWSTGEEYTTAEFIKYLEGLVAKYPIISIEDPIDENNWDDWKEITAELGKKVQLVGDDFFVTNTQYLAKGIRMGCANSILIKVNQIGTLTETFEAIEMAKEAGYTAIVSHRSGETEDTTIADLVVATNAGQIKTGSMSRTDRIAKYNQLMRIEDQLTSGVAQYKGINSFYNLSEQARQAIEEK; encoded by the coding sequence ATGTCTGCAATTACAGAAATTTATGCTCGCGAAGTCTTAGACTCACGTGGTAACCCAACAGTTGAAGCTGAAGTTTATACAGAAGATGGCGGCTTTGGTCGCGGTATCGTACCTTCTGGTGCATCTACTGGTGAACACGAAGCTGTTGAATTACGTGACGGCGACAAATCTCGTTACATGGGCAAAGGCGTTACAAAAGCCGTTGCTAACGTTAACGATGTGATCGCTAAAGAAATCGTTGGCTACGAAGTAACAGACCAAATTGCGATCGATAAAGCTATGATCGCTTTAGATGGTACACCAAACAAAGGTAAACTTGGTGCTAACGCTATCTTGGCTGTTTCTATCGCTGTTGCACGTGCAGCTGCTGATGAATTGCAAGTTCCATTGTACAACTACATGGGCGGTACAAACGCACACGTATTACCAACACCAATGATGAACGTTATCAACGGTGGTGCACACTCAGATAACAAAGTTGACTTCCAAGAATTCATGATCATGCCTGTTGGTGCTTCTTCTATCAAAGAAGCTGTACGTATGGGTTCAGAAACATTCCACAACTTACAAAAACTTCTTGCTGCTGACGGCAAGGTAACTTCTGTTGGTGACGAAGGTGGTTTCGCACCTGACTTTGCAAACAACGAAGAACCATTACAATACTTGATCAAAGCTATCGAAGCAGCTGGTTACAAGCCAGGTAAAGATATCTCTATTGCTATCGACGTTGCTTCTTCCGAACTTTGGGATGCTGAAACAGGCAAGTACAAACTTCGTTGGTCAACAGGTGAAGAATACACAACTGCTGAATTCATCAAGTACCTTGAAGGTTTAGTTGCTAAATACCCAATCATCTCGATCGAAGATCCTATCGATGAAAACAACTGGGATGACTGGAAAGAAATCACAGCTGAACTTGGCAAGAAAGTTCAATTAGTTGGTGACGACTTCTTCGTTACAAACACACAATACTTAGCTAAAGGTATCCGCATGGGTTGTGCTAACTCGATCTTGATCAAAGTTAACCAAATCGGTACTTTGACAGAAACTTTCGAAGCTATTGAAATGGCTAAGGAAGCTGGTTACACAGCTATCGTTTCTCACCGTTCTGGTGAAACAGAAGATACAACGATCGCTGACTTGGTTGTTGCTACAAACGCAGGCCAAATCAAGACAGGTTCTATGAGCCGTACAGATCGTATCGCTAAGTACAACCAATTGATGAGAATCGAAGACCAATTGACAAGCGGTGTTGCTCAATACAAAGGTATCAACTCCTTCTACAACTTGAGCGAACAAGCACGTCAAGCAATCGAAGAAAAATAA
- the secG gene encoding preprotein translocase subunit SecG: MYNILLTLLLIVSVLIIISVLMQPAKTDNASTALSGGATDLFSKQKPRGFEAFMQKVTAVLGVIFFALSLALVYISAH; encoded by the coding sequence TTGTATAATATACTTTTAACACTATTATTGATCGTTTCTGTCTTGATCATTATTTCTGTTTTGATGCAACCAGCTAAAACGGATAATGCTTCAACTGCATTATCTGGTGGTGCCACTGACTTGTTCAGTAAACAAAAACCACGCGGCTTTGAAGCGTTTATGCAAAAGGTAACGGCAGTTCTTGGAGTTATTTTCTTTGCGCTTTCATTAGCTTTAGTATATATCTCAGCACACTAG
- the tpiA gene encoding triose-phosphate isomerase, translated as MRTPIIAGNWKMNMNPEQTAEFVKAVKDKLPKATEVEAVIAAPAVDLPALLENAKGSELKVAAENCYFEDEGAFTGETSPKVLSEMGVDYVVIGHSERRDYFHETDEDINKKAHAIFKNGMTPIICCGESLETREAGQAEEWVEAQVKAALKDLTADQVASLVIAYEPIWAIGTGKTATSDQAEEICAVVRKTVADLYDQTVADKVRIQYGGSVKPANVKELMSKEDIDGGLVGGASLDPTSYLELVNFNK; from the coding sequence GTGCGTACACCAATTATCGCAGGTAACTGGAAAATGAACATGAATCCAGAACAAACTGCTGAATTTGTAAAAGCTGTAAAAGATAAATTACCAAAGGCAACAGAAGTTGAAGCAGTGATCGCTGCTCCAGCTGTTGACCTACCAGCTTTATTAGAAAATGCTAAAGGTTCAGAACTAAAAGTTGCAGCTGAAAACTGCTACTTTGAAGATGAAGGTGCCTTCACTGGTGAAACTTCACCAAAAGTTTTAAGTGAAATGGGCGTTGACTATGTTGTTATCGGTCACTCAGAACGTCGTGATTACTTCCACGAAACAGATGAAGATATCAACAAAAAAGCACATGCGATCTTCAAGAACGGCATGACACCTATCATTTGCTGCGGTGAATCTTTAGAAACACGTGAAGCTGGTCAAGCTGAAGAATGGGTCGAAGCTCAAGTAAAAGCTGCTTTAAAAGATCTTACAGCTGACCAAGTAGCTAGCCTTGTGATCGCTTATGAACCAATTTGGGCGATCGGTACAGGTAAAACAGCTACATCAGATCAAGCAGAAGAGATCTGTGCAGTTGTAAGAAAGACTGTTGCTGATTTATACGACCAAACAGTGGCTGACAAAGTTCGCATCCAATATGGTGGTTCTGTTAAACCAGCTAATGTGAAAGAATTGATGTCTAAAGAAGACATCGACGGTGGTTTAGTCGGTGGTGCTTCTTTAGATCCAACATCATACTTGGAATTAGTTAATTTCAATAAATAA
- a CDS encoding ClC family H(+)/Cl(-) exchange transporter, whose product MLNFGKKLNYIRFNFILRGVLVGIVAGFIVSLFRLAIEALLEGMKKLFGQLPSTPSLWSIVIVFFLIVIFVNAKFLKKEPHISGSGIPQVEGQLLGMLELKWWPVLWRKWLGGVLAIGSGLFLGREGPSIQLGAAAGQGLAEHFKLDQTARRCLIAGGAAAGLSAAFNAPIAASLFIVEEVYHNFSPYIWTTALSAAVTANFVAFNFFGLTPVLHMQQKVTFPIAAYGHLIVLGVVLGFLGILYEYLTLNCSKFYQRLSFLQPRFYSVIPLLCLPLIGIFWPIALGGGNGLIVALPTLDLTTKALCFLFILRLLFSTLSYGSTLPGGIFLPILTLGALIGALYFKVAHASGLLADGLMINCIIYAMAGYFACIGKAPFTAILLVTEMVGTLEHLMPLALVSLTAYTVCDIFHGRPIYEAMLAKMTNEPKVLALRSGQQDRFEYPIFAGSKLQDRAVKDIAWPKDCLILALRRGETEYIVHGDSVMKAGDTLVILTTQSARMRINEELTRLSALGEN is encoded by the coding sequence TTGTTGAATTTTGGAAAGAAACTAAACTATATTCGCTTTAATTTCATCTTACGGGGAGTCCTTGTCGGGATCGTTGCGGGGTTTATCGTAAGTTTATTTCGATTAGCGATCGAAGCTCTTTTAGAAGGAATGAAAAAATTATTTGGGCAGTTACCAAGTACACCTAGCCTATGGAGCATCGTTATTGTTTTTTTCTTGATAGTGATCTTTGTTAATGCTAAATTTTTGAAAAAAGAGCCACATATCAGTGGTTCTGGGATCCCACAAGTTGAAGGGCAGCTTTTAGGAATGTTGGAGCTCAAGTGGTGGCCAGTCTTATGGCGAAAATGGTTAGGTGGGGTCCTTGCGATCGGTTCGGGTCTTTTTTTAGGACGTGAGGGACCTTCGATCCAGTTAGGAGCGGCGGCCGGGCAAGGTCTAGCAGAACACTTTAAACTGGATCAAACAGCACGAAGGTGTTTGATCGCCGGGGGAGCAGCGGCTGGATTATCAGCAGCTTTTAATGCTCCGATCGCAGCTTCATTATTTATCGTAGAGGAAGTTTATCATAATTTTTCACCATATATTTGGACGACTGCGCTTTCAGCCGCAGTTACAGCCAATTTTGTGGCATTTAATTTTTTTGGACTGACACCAGTTCTACACATGCAACAAAAAGTTACTTTTCCGATCGCAGCGTATGGACATTTAATTGTCTTGGGCGTTGTCTTAGGTTTTTTAGGCATACTGTATGAATACTTGACGCTTAATTGTTCTAAATTTTATCAGCGCCTATCTTTTTTACAGCCACGTTTTTACAGTGTGATCCCTTTGTTATGTTTACCTTTGATCGGGATCTTTTGGCCAATTGCTTTAGGGGGAGGCAATGGTTTGATCGTTGCCTTACCAACGCTTGATCTAACAACTAAAGCACTTTGTTTTCTATTTATTTTACGGTTGCTTTTTTCAACTCTATCATATGGTTCGACTTTGCCAGGCGGCATTTTTCTGCCGATCTTGACTTTAGGCGCTTTGATCGGTGCGCTTTATTTTAAGGTAGCACATGCAAGTGGACTTTTAGCTGATGGCTTGATGATCAATTGCATCATTTATGCTATGGCAGGGTATTTTGCTTGTATTGGTAAAGCACCTTTCACTGCGATCTTACTAGTGACAGAGATGGTCGGGACACTTGAACATTTGATGCCTCTAGCACTAGTTTCTTTAACAGCCTATACTGTTTGTGATATTTTCCATGGGCGTCCGATCTATGAAGCGATGTTAGCTAAAATGACTAATGAACCTAAAGTTTTAGCTTTACGAAGCGGTCAACAAGATCGGTTTGAATATCCGATCTTTGCTGGTTCGAAATTGCAAGATCGAGCTGTCAAAGATATTGCGTGGCCTAAAGATTGTTTGATCTTGGCATTGCGTCGGGGCGAAACAGAGTATATCGTGCATGGTGATTCGGTCATGAAAGCAGGCGATACGTTAGTCATTTTAACGACGCAAAGTGCACGAATGCGGATAAATGAAGAATTGACACGGCTAAGTGCACTTGGTGAAAACTAA